A region of Streptomyces cinnamoneus DNA encodes the following proteins:
- a CDS encoding DUF397 domain-containing protein codes for MDKSVLRSLDLSAAEWTKSKRSGGGANDQCVEVTKLYIDGVHVGMGMRDSTDPEGPVLYFWNAEYRAYQQGIADGQASLLVP; via the coding sequence ATGGACAAGAGCGTGCTTCGCTCCCTCGACCTCTCGGCCGCTGAGTGGACCAAGTCGAAGCGGAGTGGCGGCGGAGCCAATGACCAGTGCGTCGAGGTGACCAAGCTCTACATCGACGGCGTGCACGTCGGTATGGGGATGCGGGACTCCACTGACCCCGAGGGCCCGGTGCTCTACTTCTGGAACGCCGAGTACCGCGCGTACCAGCAGGGCATCGCTGATGGCCAGGCAAGCCTTCTCGTTCCCTGA